The Salvelinus namaycush isolate Seneca chromosome 1, SaNama_1.0, whole genome shotgun sequence genome has a window encoding:
- the LOC120046672 gene encoding inositol 1,4,5-triphosphate receptor associated 1-like: MPVLPEEEEDSPEELDSSSSSPSTYTPVESRAVTVAMPAPTIVFPKQATVTVVQADGRPLEQTRPHSPRSRLSRNSLAGPITTVDSTGNVIDLVKDHLPELQLSEEDRQKNLVLLQEAKKVSDRFLSRRGRKSTCSLSESPTSLSPNHTPSSSPVPSRNSSLITAPQIAVATEVNYAPSSPVSLRLEVLPAREQADTSTPEHESTRRLVDWKPNEKRKVSSGTLAPRYSGPPPPREPSGGQKENCDPRVTAKNCPEPVLVNKPEEGLVRAPNQAPATGVAKPVPRPPTQQVPCTAEIKTIGAFPPLMRAVSWDTVGTLNARNGAPSLPPTNEETFAFQDKTRDAQLKSSGYKDFPVQPVNVQKLSKIREEHKLMRNQSIVGSKLADLSETAEQERGSPTDEEAKEKSDAMPNISDIMLRKLKLHRGLPGCAPPLTEKEVENAFVQLSLAFRNDNYTLETRLKQAERERTLTEENTEKELEEFKGSLKCTAPQWSNMEQRESYQCLIETVAVLHRLATRLSSRAEMVGAVRQEKRMNKATEVMMQYVENLKRTYEKDRAELMEFKKLANQTSSRCYGGSIDTGDDGVPRPSRSMSLTLGKALPRRRVSVAVVPKFNLLNIPGQTPVMAGPGPSVAMGPSPQPTMGQALPVLCEANSMKSNFPTEPTHPAIAESGKTVAEQEGEQSAPAKPSINLEEIRSEIKAKIEEEAYNKGSACVISCCTRLG; this comes from the exons ATGCCCGTCCTCCCCGAAGAAGAGGAGGATTCCCCTGAGGAGCTAGACAGTTCCTCCAGCTCACCCAGCACA TATACACCAGTTGAAAGTAGAGCAGTTACCGTGGCGATGCCTGCTCCCACCATTGTCTTCCCAAAGCAAGCGACCGTGACCGTGGTCCAAGCAGACGGTCGCCCTCTGGAACAGACCAg ACCACACAGTCCCAGATCTCGCTTGTCCCGAAACTCCCTGGCAGGACCCATCACGACAGTCG ACAGTACAGGCAATGTGATAGACCTGGTGAAAGACCATCTGCCTGAGCTGCAGCTCTCGGAGGAGGACCGTCAGAAGAACCTGGTGCTACTGCAGGAGGCCAAGAAAGTCAGCGACCGCTTCCTGAGCCGCAGGGGCCGAAAGTCCACCTGCAGCCTCTCTGAATCGCCCACAA GTCTTTCTCCTAACCACACACCATCCTCCTCACCTGTACCGTCCAGAAACAGCTCTCTTATCACAGCCCCTCAAATAG CTGTAGCCACAGAGGTGAACTATGCCCCCTCATCGCCTGTCAGCCTG CGATTGGAGGTTCTGCCTGCGAGGGAGCAGGCTGATACCAGTACACCGGAGCATGAG agcaCCAGGAGGTTGGTGGACTGGAAGCCCAATGAGAAGCGTAAGGTGTCCTCAGGCACCCTGGCTCCCCGCTACTCTGGCCCCCCGCCCCCCAGGGAGCCCAGTGGGGGCCAGAAGGAGAACTGTGACCCCCGGGTAACAGCTAAGAATTGCCCAGAACCAGTACTAGTCAATAAGCCAGAGGAGGGTCTGGTTCGAGCCCCCAACCAGGCCCCTGCCACTGGGGTGGCCAAGCCTGTCCCTCGGCCCCCCACTCAGCAGGTCCCCTGTACGGCAGAGATCAAGACAATCGGGGCCTTTCCTCCCCTCATGAGAGCTGTTTCCTGGGACACTGTTGGAACTCTCAACGCCAGGAATGGGGCACCAAGTCTCCCCCCTACAAACGAGGAAACCTTTGCCTTTCAAGACAAGACCCGGGATGCCCAGCTCAAGTCCTCTGGGTACAAGGACTTCCCTGTACAGCCTGTCAACGTGCAGAAGCTGTCCAAAATAAGAGAG GAGCACAAGCTGATGCGGAACCAAAGCATTGTGGGGTCAAAGTTGGCAGACTTGAGTGAAACAGCTGAACAGGAAAGAG GGTCTCCTACTGATGAGGAGGCTAAAGAGAAGTCAGATGCCATGCCCAACATCTCAGACATCATGCTGAGGAAACTCAAACTGCACAGAGGGCTACCAGGCTG TGCACCTCCACTCACGGAAAAAGAAGTTGAG AACGCGTTTGTTCAACTGTCGCTGGCGTTCCGGAACGACAACTACACTCTGGAGACACGGCTCAAACAGGCAGAGCGGGAGCGGACCCTGACCGAGGAAAACACAGAGAAGGAACTGGAAGAATTCAAAGGCTCTCTGAAG TGCACGGCACCACAGTGGAGTAACATGGAGCAGCGGGAGTCTTACCAGTGCCTCATAGAGACAGTAGCAGTACTGCACCGTCTGGCCACCAGGCTCTCCAGCAGAGCTGAGATGGTTGGAGCAGTCCGACAG GAGAAACGTATGAACAAGGCCACAGAGGTGATGATGCAGTACGTGGAGAATCTGAAGAGGACCTATGAGAAGGACCGCGCTGAGCTGATGGAGTTCAAGAAGCTGGCCAACCAGACCTCCAGTCGCTGCTATGGAGGATCCATAGACACTGGAG ATGATGGAGTCCCACGGCCATCCAGATCAATGTCGCTGACCCTGGGAAAG GCTTTGCCCAGGCGGAGGGTCAGTGTTGCGGTGGTCCCCAAATTTAACCTCCTGAACATCCCTGGTCAGACCCCGGTCATGGCAGGACCCGGCCCCAGCGTTGCCATGGGACCCAGCCCCCAACCCACCATGGGCCAAGCACTTCCTGTCCTG TGTGAAGCCAACAGTATGAAAAGCAACTTTCCCACTGAGCCTACACATCCAGCTATAGCTGAGAG TGGAAAGACTGTGGCAGAGCAGGAAGGTGAGCAATCTGCCCCAGCCAAGCCCTCCATCAACCTAGAGGAGATCAGATCAGAGATCAAGGCAAAGATCGAGGAGGAGGCCTACAATAAAGG